The Burkholderia mayonis genome window below encodes:
- the queG gene encoding tRNA epoxyqueuosine(34) reductase QueG, producing the protein MDRIPELAVADARPSQDGRAAPSRLDDAKLAGLASRIKAWGRELGFGAIGISDTDLSDAEAGLAAWLEAGCHGEMDYMAKHGMKRARPAELVAGTRRVISARLAYLPAATLGDAPDSSAAPRDWRAREAARIADPQAAVVSVYARGRDYHKVLRHRLQTLAERIEAEIGAFGYRVFTDSAPVLEVELAQKAGVGWRGKHTLLLQRDAGSFFFLGEIYVDVPLPTDAQTSPAAAPETSGAHCGSCTRCIGACPTGAIVAPYRVDARRCISYLTIELHGSIPEPLRPLVGNRVYGCDDCQLVCPWNKFAQAAPVADFDVRHGLDRASLVELFAWTAEQFDERMQGSAIRRIGHERWLRNLAVGLGNALRTAPGSVEPVARAAIVAALRARADDSSELVREHVEWALRAA; encoded by the coding sequence ATGGACCGAATTCCGGAACTCGCAGTCGCAGATGCGCGCCCCTCGCAGGACGGGCGCGCCGCGCCGTCTCGCCTCGACGATGCGAAGCTCGCCGGGCTCGCGTCGCGCATCAAGGCGTGGGGGCGCGAATTGGGTTTCGGGGCGATCGGCATCAGCGATACCGATCTCTCGGATGCCGAAGCGGGGCTCGCCGCCTGGCTGGAAGCCGGATGCCACGGCGAGATGGATTATATGGCCAAACATGGGATGAAACGTGCGCGGCCGGCCGAACTTGTGGCCGGCACGCGACGCGTGATCTCCGCGCGGCTCGCCTATCTGCCCGCCGCGACGCTCGGCGACGCACCCGATTCGAGCGCCGCGCCGCGCGACTGGCGCGCGCGCGAGGCGGCGCGCATCGCCGATCCGCAGGCGGCCGTCGTGTCCGTCTACGCGCGCGGCCGCGACTATCACAAGGTATTGCGCCACCGGTTGCAGACGCTCGCCGAGCGGATCGAAGCCGAGATCGGCGCATTCGGCTATCGCGTGTTCACCGATTCCGCGCCGGTACTTGAAGTCGAGCTCGCGCAGAAGGCGGGCGTCGGCTGGCGCGGCAAGCACACGCTGCTCTTGCAGCGCGACGCGGGCTCGTTCTTTTTTCTCGGCGAAATCTACGTCGACGTGCCGTTGCCGACCGACGCGCAGACGTCGCCCGCCGCCGCGCCCGAGACGTCCGGCGCGCATTGCGGCAGCTGCACGCGCTGCATCGGCGCGTGCCCGACCGGCGCGATCGTCGCGCCGTATCGCGTCGACGCGCGGCGCTGCATCTCCTATCTGACGATTGAATTACACGGCAGCATTCCCGAGCCGCTGCGGCCGCTCGTCGGCAATCGCGTGTACGGCTGCGACGACTGCCAGCTCGTCTGCCCGTGGAACAAGTTCGCGCAGGCGGCGCCCGTGGCCGACTTCGACGTGCGGCACGGGCTCGATCGCGCGTCGCTCGTCGAACTGTTCGCATGGACTGCCGAGCAATTCGACGAGCGGATGCAAGGCAGCGCGATTCGCCGGATCGGTCACGAGCGCTGGCTGCGCAATCTCGCGGTCGGCCTCGGCAACGCGCTGCGCACGGCGCCCGGCAGCGTCGAGCCCGTCGCGCGCGCGGCGATCGTCGCGGCGTTGCGCGCGCGTGCGGACGATTCGTCCGAGCTCGTGCGCGAGCACGTCGAGTGGGCGCTGCGCGCTGCGTGA
- a CDS encoding methylated-DNA--[protein]-cysteine S-methyltransferase: MFNAVIDAPFGKMGIRTDASVVREIVYLPESMKSVAPDTTLAKRAARQIERYFERASARFDLPLAAVGTPFQHRVWNAISAIPPGVVLTYGQIAKQIGSAPRAVGQACGSNYFPLVIPCHRVVASGGIGGFANHDDDGYFLKVKRWLLAHEGVQY; encoded by the coding sequence ATGTTCAACGCAGTAATCGATGCGCCATTCGGCAAGATGGGTATCCGCACCGATGCGTCGGTCGTGCGCGAGATCGTCTATCTGCCCGAATCGATGAAGAGCGTCGCGCCGGACACGACGCTCGCGAAGCGGGCCGCGCGCCAGATCGAGCGCTATTTCGAGCGTGCGTCCGCGCGTTTCGACCTGCCGCTCGCGGCAGTCGGCACGCCGTTCCAGCATCGCGTGTGGAACGCGATCAGCGCGATTCCGCCCGGCGTCGTGCTGACCTACGGGCAGATCGCGAAGCAGATCGGCAGCGCGCCGCGCGCGGTCGGCCAGGCGTGCGGCTCGAACTATTTTCCGCTCGTGATTCCGTGTCATCGCGTCGTCGCGTCGGGCGGGATCGGCGGCTTCGCGAACCACGACGACGACGGCTACTTCCTCAAGGTCAAGCGCTGGCTGCTTGCGCACGAGGGCGTGCAGTACTGA